The Ferrimicrobium sp. DNA segment GTTCGGAGTTTATCGGAGCTGATGAACTCGCCACTCGCCTCTCCACCATCAGTTATGAGATCCTGACTGGTATCAGCGATCGTGTCCCGAGGAGGTATCGTGGCTGACTCCATTGCACTCCTGCGCGCACAGGCGCTCGTCTGTCAGTCGTGTGGGTTGGCCGAGACCCGTACGCAGGTCGTGGTCGGTGAGGGTGAGGTACCTAGTGACCTGATGATCATCGGAGAGGGTCCTGGGGCGCGGGAGGATGAACTGGGTCGCCCCTTTGTAGGAAGGTCAGGGAAGCTTCTGGATCGGTTGATTCAGGAGGAACTTGGGCGCACCCGAGACCAGCTCTATATCACCAATGTCGTGAAGTGTCGCCCTCCAAACAACCGCGATCCCCTGCCCGACGAGATGCATGCCTGTGCCCCATGGCTTGAACGTCAGATCGTGTTAGTGCAGCCGCGGGTCATACTCCTGCTTGGCAAGACCGCCGCCTCTCGTGTCCTTGGTGTGACGGGGTCGTTGGCTGCGGTGCGGGGTCGCGGGCATGATCGCAACGGCGTCATCGTCATCCCGACCTATCACCCCGCCTACGTCTTGCGAGGTGGGGCTACGCGCCTGACGGAGATGCGAGTGGATTTTGCACGGGCTCGCGTAACACTTGCTGGAGGGTTGCGTGCGACGTGAGTTGGCAACGCCCGCGGAGATGGTTGCGTTTGGTCGCCGGTTTGGAACGACGTTGGTCGCCGGTGACCTCATTCTGTTGACGGGGGAGTTGGGCGC contains these protein-coding regions:
- a CDS encoding uracil-DNA glycosylase gives rise to the protein MADSIALLRAQALVCQSCGLAETRTQVVVGEGEVPSDLMIIGEGPGAREDELGRPFVGRSGKLLDRLIQEELGRTRDQLYITNVVKCRPPNNRDPLPDEMHACAPWLERQIVLVQPRVILLLGKTAASRVLGVTGSLAAVRGRGHDRNGVIVIPTYHPAYVLRGGATRLTEMRVDFARARVTLAGGLRAT